From Streptomyces sp. NBC_01460, a single genomic window includes:
- a CDS encoding CoA-transferase subunit beta, which yields MTTTAPEAVTSSELLSVVASRELASRRTVFAGIGLPTLATELAHLTVAPLIEVVYESGVCGAHPSHLPETIADSVLISGAEAVLSMPALFGCVLQGGHIDVGFLGAAQIDRWGNLNTSVIGDWESPTVRLPGSGGAVEVMANSREVFVVMRRHNPRSFTGTLDFCTTPGPDRALAEGIRPLGAGVTRVITELGILARAGVGEELRLVAVHPGVTVDQVRAATGWDLRVADSVDTVPPPTAAELRLLREDVDPDRVYLR from the coding sequence ATGACCACCACCGCACCGGAGGCCGTCACCTCGTCCGAGCTGCTCTCGGTCGTCGCCTCCCGCGAACTGGCCTCCCGGCGCACGGTGTTCGCCGGCATCGGGCTGCCCACGCTCGCGACCGAGCTCGCCCATCTGACGGTCGCGCCGCTTATCGAGGTCGTGTACGAGTCCGGGGTCTGCGGGGCGCACCCCTCCCACCTCCCGGAGACCATCGCCGACTCCGTGCTCATCTCGGGCGCGGAGGCCGTGCTGTCGATGCCGGCGCTGTTCGGCTGCGTGCTCCAGGGCGGCCACATCGACGTCGGCTTCCTCGGCGCCGCACAGATCGACCGGTGGGGCAATCTGAACACCTCGGTGATCGGCGACTGGGAGAGCCCCACGGTGCGTCTCCCCGGGTCCGGGGGCGCCGTCGAGGTGATGGCCAACTCCCGTGAGGTCTTCGTGGTGATGCGCCGTCACAACCCGCGCTCGTTCACCGGGACCCTGGACTTCTGCACCACACCGGGCCCGGACCGCGCGCTGGCCGAGGGCATCCGGCCGCTGGGCGCGGGGGTCACCCGGGTCATCACCGAGCTGGGCATCCTGGCCCGGGCAGGCGTCGGGGAGGAGCTCCGGCTCGTCGCCGTACACCCGGGGGTGACGGTCGATCAGGTACGGGCGGCCACGGGCTGGGACCTCCGGGTCGCCGACTCCGTCGACACCGTGCCCCCGCCGACCGCGGCGGAGCTGCGGCTCCTGCGCGAGGACGTCGATCCCGACCGCGTCTACCTGCGCTGA
- a CDS encoding CoA transferase subunit A, with the protein MSMKEAIASFVHDGATVSLEGFTHLVPTAAGHEIIRQGRKDLTVVRMTADIVVDQMVAAGCVSRLVSSFVGNSSAGSLGELRRRIERADPEPLAFEEYSHYGMVCRYLAGSQRLPFYPLRSYGGSDLPSVNSDLRKVTSPYPGPDGEPEQIYVVPPVNPDVTIIHAQRADRRGNTQIWGLTGIQAEAVYAADKAVVVVEEVVGDDVVRSDPNRTVVPSHAVDAVVVCPRGAHPSFAQGYYDRDNAFYRAWSHISKDPERLRAWLEEWVYGTADHAEYAAKLGEDFWAGLAVGEALSEPVNYGRRL; encoded by the coding sequence ATGTCGATGAAGGAGGCGATCGCCTCCTTCGTGCACGACGGGGCCACCGTCAGCCTCGAAGGGTTCACCCATCTCGTCCCCACCGCCGCCGGGCACGAGATCATCCGCCAGGGCCGCAAGGACCTCACCGTCGTACGGATGACGGCGGACATCGTGGTCGACCAGATGGTCGCCGCGGGCTGCGTCTCGCGGCTGGTCTCCTCCTTCGTGGGCAACTCCTCCGCCGGGTCGCTCGGTGAGCTGCGGCGCAGGATCGAGCGCGCCGACCCGGAGCCGCTGGCCTTCGAGGAGTACAGCCACTACGGGATGGTCTGCCGCTACCTCGCGGGGTCCCAGCGGCTGCCGTTCTATCCGCTGCGCAGCTACGGCGGCAGCGATCTGCCGTCCGTCAACAGCGATCTGCGCAAGGTGACGTCGCCCTATCCGGGGCCCGACGGGGAACCGGAGCAGATCTACGTCGTACCGCCCGTGAACCCCGACGTGACGATCATCCACGCCCAGCGCGCCGACCGCCGGGGCAACACCCAGATCTGGGGGCTGACCGGCATCCAGGCCGAGGCGGTCTACGCGGCGGACAAGGCGGTCGTCGTCGTCGAGGAGGTCGTCGGGGACGACGTGGTCCGCTCCGACCCCAACCGCACGGTCGTCCCGTCGCACGCCGTGGACGCCGTCGTCGTCTGCCCGCGCGGGGCCCACCCGTCCTTCGCCCAGGGGTACTACGACCGCGACAACGCCTTCTACCGGGCCTGGTCGCACATCAGCAAGGATCCGGAACGGCTGCGGGCCTGGCTGGAGGAGTGGGTGTACGGCACCGCCGACCACGCCGAGTACGCCGCCAAGCTGGGCGAGGACTTCTGGGCGGGGCTCGCGGTGGGCGAGGCGCTCAGCGAACCGGTGAACTACGGGCGGCGGCTGTGA
- a CDS encoding VOC family protein: MTPRLDAISVTTADLAASLAFYRRLGLDIPAGAESAPHVEVALPGGQRLLWDTEDVVRSFDPDWTGAKGGERLGLAFLCEGPSEVDSVYADLTAAGYAGHLEPWDAVWGQRYAVVLDPDGCAVSLFAANPS, encoded by the coding sequence ATGACTCCACGACTCGACGCGATCTCCGTCACCACCGCCGACCTGGCGGCATCGCTCGCCTTCTACCGCAGGCTCGGGCTCGACATCCCCGCCGGGGCCGAGTCGGCCCCCCATGTCGAGGTGGCCCTTCCCGGAGGGCAGCGCCTGCTGTGGGACACCGAGGACGTCGTCCGTTCCTTCGACCCGGACTGGACGGGGGCCAAGGGCGGAGAGCGCCTCGGGCTCGCCTTCCTCTGCGAGGGCCCCTCGGAGGTCGACTCGGTGTACGCCGATCTGACCGCCGCCGGTTACGCGGGCCACCTGGAGCCCTGGGACGCCGTGTGGGGGCAGCGTTACGCGGTCGTCCTGGACCCCGACGGCTGCGCGGTCTCGCTCTTCGCCGCCAACCCCTCGTAG
- a CDS encoding 3-hydroxyacyl-CoA dehydrogenase — translation MRIRIVGAGAMGRGIAQWAAAAGHTVELCDVRTEAVTAAVDFVRSMLERAVQKGRTSSGEAAGALERLVPLDDPWAPGPEVELVIEAVREDLDTKAEVFGKLEEALPDSTVFATNTSSLSVTRIASSLRDPARLAGLHFFNPVPLMKIVEVVPGAATRPEIPPALAALVEGCGHRAVTVADTPGFLVNHAGRGLVTEALALLEESVAGPADIDRIARDVLGLRMGPFELTDLTGLDVTAAVIDSIWQGFRHEDRLRPSYLTPNRVTAGLHGRKTGQGWFTYGPEAPAAAPEPPVTGDSGRPVFVAGAESEELRGALTAAGAAVESGPEPSEDAVVLVPVWGTTVAAAVSSLGLPAARTFGVDPLPAAGRRRVLAVTPAADPAAARDARAVLARAPEGEEPRAVSVVRDTAGSVAQRLLASVVAVATSIAERSLATPADIDLAVTTGLGYPVGPLAWGDRIGAGRLLDLQRALHATTGDPRYRPTRWLTERAQLGLSLTDPGTTPADCTGLTDDR, via the coding sequence ATGCGTATCAGGATCGTCGGAGCCGGAGCCATGGGCCGGGGCATCGCCCAGTGGGCCGCGGCCGCCGGGCACACCGTGGAGCTCTGCGATGTCCGGACCGAGGCGGTGACAGCGGCCGTCGACTTCGTGCGGTCCATGCTGGAACGCGCGGTCCAGAAGGGCCGGACGAGCTCCGGCGAGGCCGCCGGGGCCCTGGAGCGACTCGTACCGCTGGACGACCCGTGGGCCCCGGGCCCGGAGGTCGAGCTGGTCATCGAGGCCGTACGGGAGGACCTGGACACCAAGGCCGAGGTGTTCGGGAAGCTGGAGGAGGCACTGCCGGACTCCACCGTCTTCGCGACCAACACCTCGTCGCTGTCGGTGACCCGGATCGCCTCGTCGCTGCGGGATCCGGCCCGTCTGGCCGGGCTGCACTTCTTCAACCCCGTGCCGCTGATGAAGATCGTCGAGGTCGTGCCGGGCGCCGCGACCCGCCCGGAGATCCCGCCGGCCCTGGCCGCGCTCGTCGAGGGCTGCGGCCATCGCGCGGTGACCGTCGCCGACACCCCCGGCTTCCTGGTCAACCACGCAGGCCGGGGCCTGGTGACGGAGGCCCTGGCGCTGCTGGAGGAGTCGGTGGCGGGCCCGGCGGACATCGACCGGATCGCCCGGGACGTCCTGGGGCTGCGCATGGGCCCGTTCGAGCTGACGGACCTCACGGGGCTCGATGTCACCGCCGCCGTGATCGACTCGATCTGGCAGGGCTTCCGCCACGAGGACCGGCTCCGCCCGTCCTACCTCACCCCGAACCGGGTGACCGCCGGTCTGCACGGCCGCAAGACCGGACAGGGCTGGTTCACCTACGGCCCCGAGGCACCCGCCGCGGCCCCGGAACCCCCGGTGACGGGCGACTCCGGCCGTCCGGTGTTCGTGGCGGGCGCGGAGAGCGAGGAGTTGCGGGGCGCGCTGACCGCCGCCGGGGCCGCGGTCGAGAGCGGCCCGGAGCCCTCGGAGGACGCGGTGGTCCTGGTCCCCGTGTGGGGCACCACGGTGGCGGCGGCGGTGTCCTCGCTGGGGCTGCCCGCCGCACGCACCTTCGGCGTGGACCCCCTGCCGGCGGCGGGCCGCCGCCGGGTCCTCGCGGTGACCCCCGCGGCCGACCCGGCCGCCGCACGGGACGCCCGCGCGGTACTGGCGCGCGCGCCGGAGGGCGAGGAGCCCCGCGCCGTCTCGGTCGTGCGGGACACCGCGGGTTCGGTGGCGCAGCGGCTGCTCGCCTCCGTGGTCGCGGTGGCCACGTCGATCGCGGAGCGCTCGCTGGCCACCCCGGCGGACATCGACCTCGCCGTGACGACCGGCCTCGGTTACCCCGTGGGCCCGCTGGCCTGGGGCGACCGCATCGGCGCCGGGCGTCTGCTGGACCTGCAGCGGGCACTGCACGCGACGACCGGAGACCCGAGGTACCGGCCGACCCGCTGGCTCACCGAACGGGCGCAGCTCGGCCTGTCCCTGACGGATCCGGGCACCACGCCCGCCGACTGCACGGGCCTCACGGACGACCGGTAG
- a CDS encoding LysR family transcriptional regulator, with amino-acid sequence MELRHLTAFTAVAEELHFGRAAKRLQMAQPPLSQQIRQLEKELGVQLFERNTRSVRLTSAGESFLEPVRTVLDDLDIAVRAAKAAGRGESGRVTIGFAGASSHETLPLLTRAVRAAHPGIELTMKGQTYANVALSRVADGTLDLGFVRLPVTQPGVAHRVIDEEELLCALPSDHPLARLESVPIGILADEPFVSFPANAGSSVRDAMVQACEANGFNPRVVQEAPDSYTILALVAAGVGVTLTVSSVRHIQQNGLVYRTLAGPPIRRQAALAWRTDNPSAALRAVLAVAEEALPTP; translated from the coding sequence ATGGAACTGCGTCATCTGACCGCGTTCACCGCCGTAGCCGAGGAGCTGCACTTCGGCCGCGCCGCCAAGCGGCTCCAGATGGCGCAGCCCCCGCTCAGCCAGCAGATCAGGCAGCTGGAGAAGGAACTCGGTGTGCAGCTCTTCGAGCGCAACACCCGCTCGGTGCGGCTCACGAGTGCGGGGGAGTCCTTCCTCGAACCCGTACGGACCGTGCTCGACGACCTCGACATCGCGGTGCGGGCCGCCAAGGCCGCCGGGCGCGGGGAGTCCGGCCGGGTCACCATCGGCTTCGCGGGGGCGTCCAGCCACGAGACGCTGCCCCTGCTCACCCGGGCCGTGCGGGCGGCCCACCCCGGGATCGAGCTGACCATGAAGGGCCAGACGTACGCCAACGTCGCCCTGTCCCGGGTCGCCGACGGCACCCTCGACCTCGGGTTCGTCCGGCTCCCGGTCACCCAGCCGGGAGTGGCCCACCGGGTGATCGACGAGGAGGAGCTGCTCTGCGCGCTGCCCTCCGACCACCCGCTCGCCCGCCTGGAGAGCGTTCCGATCGGGATCCTCGCCGACGAACCCTTCGTCTCCTTCCCCGCCAACGCAGGCTCCTCGGTGCGCGACGCCATGGTGCAGGCGTGCGAGGCCAACGGCTTCAACCCGCGCGTGGTGCAGGAGGCCCCGGACTCGTACACGATCCTGGCCCTCGTCGCCGCGGGCGTCGGCGTCACGCTCACGGTCTCCTCCGTCCGCCACATCCAGCAGAACGGGCTCGTCTATCGGACCCTCGCCGGTCCGCCCATCCGGCGCCAGGCAGCGCTGGCCTGGCGCACGGACAACCCCTCGGCCGCGCTCCGTGCGGTGCTCGCGGTCGCCGAGGAGGCCTTGCCGACCCCGTAG
- a CDS encoding acetyl-CoA C-acetyltransferase, translated as MPDQTDVVICEPLRTPIGRFGGAFAQQTPAALAARVIAEVVARTGIDPDRVDEVILGHAYPSSEAPAIGRVAALDAGLPDTVTGAQIDRRCGSGLQAVLDAAMQIRAGFSEVVIAGGVDVMSAAPYYTHDGRWGIKGPGLQLHDSLARGRVTAGGVHHPVPGGMIETAENLRRAYSVSRADQDALALRSQARAARAAKEGRYDAETVPVTVRTRKGETVVSADEHPRPDTTAEQLAALRPIMAESDPGATVTAGNASGQNDAAAACLVTSAATAERLGLTPLVRLVSFARAGVPAATMGIGPVPATHAALGRAGLTLADLDLIEINEAFAAQVLACTRELGLGEKDHEQRINVNGSGVSLGHPVGATGARILATLSREMHRSQARYGLETMCIGGGQGLAAVFERIAA; from the coding sequence GTGCCCGACCAGACCGATGTCGTCATCTGTGAACCGCTGCGTACCCCCATCGGGCGGTTCGGCGGAGCATTCGCCCAGCAGACGCCCGCCGCGCTCGCCGCGCGCGTCATCGCCGAGGTCGTCGCCCGCACGGGGATCGACCCCGACCGGGTGGACGAGGTGATCCTCGGACACGCCTACCCCTCGTCCGAAGCCCCCGCCATCGGCCGGGTCGCCGCCCTGGACGCCGGACTCCCCGACACCGTCACCGGCGCCCAGATCGACCGGCGCTGCGGCTCCGGGCTCCAGGCCGTCCTCGACGCCGCCATGCAGATCCGGGCCGGGTTCAGCGAGGTCGTCATCGCCGGCGGTGTCGACGTCATGAGCGCTGCCCCCTACTACACGCACGACGGACGCTGGGGCATCAAGGGACCCGGCCTCCAGCTCCACGACTCGCTGGCCCGGGGCCGCGTCACCGCGGGCGGCGTCCACCACCCCGTCCCCGGCGGCATGATCGAGACCGCCGAGAACCTCCGCCGCGCCTACTCCGTCAGCCGCGCCGACCAGGACGCCCTCGCCCTGCGCTCGCAGGCCCGCGCCGCCCGCGCCGCGAAGGAGGGGCGCTACGACGCCGAGACCGTCCCCGTGACCGTGCGCACCAGGAAGGGCGAGACGGTCGTCTCGGCCGACGAGCACCCGCGCCCGGACACCACCGCCGAGCAGCTCGCCGCACTGCGTCCGATCATGGCCGAGTCCGACCCCGGGGCGACCGTCACCGCGGGCAACGCCAGCGGCCAGAACGACGCGGCCGCCGCCTGCCTGGTCACCAGCGCCGCCACCGCCGAACGGCTCGGGCTCACCCCGCTCGTCCGCCTGGTCTCCTTCGCCCGCGCGGGTGTCCCCGCCGCGACGATGGGCATCGGCCCCGTCCCGGCCACCCACGCGGCCCTCGGCCGGGCCGGTCTCACCCTCGCCGACCTCGACCTGATCGAGATCAACGAGGCCTTCGCCGCCCAGGTCCTCGCCTGCACCCGCGAGCTCGGCCTCGGCGAGAAGGACCACGAGCAGCGGATCAACGTCAACGGATCCGGCGTCTCGCTCGGCCACCCGGTGGGCGCCACCGGCGCCCGCATCCTCGCCACCCTCAGCAGGGAGATGCACCGCAGCCAGGCGCGCTACGGGCTGGAGACCATGTGCATCGGCGGAGGCCAGGGCCTCGCCGCGGTCTTCGAACGCATCGCCGCCTGA
- a CDS encoding TetR/AcrR family transcriptional regulator — MARTREFDTEAAVSRAMDLFWTRGYEATSVRDLTAHLGIGQGSLYAAFGDKDGLYRATLEHYRTTLAADALRSLDEGTDVRSAIRALLVERIRIGVGHDGRGCLATNAVCERAPADPTTRRTVRDIQEAGREALTDLLRGAAERGEISTRHDPHTLAAFFVTFLGGLLVSSKITPDARALEPLVEVALGALD, encoded by the coding sequence ATGGCGAGGACGCGGGAGTTCGACACCGAGGCGGCGGTGAGCCGCGCGATGGACCTGTTCTGGACGCGCGGCTACGAGGCGACCTCGGTGCGCGACCTGACCGCACACCTCGGCATCGGCCAGGGGTCGCTGTACGCGGCGTTCGGCGACAAGGACGGCCTGTACCGGGCCACACTGGAGCACTACCGGACCACCCTCGCGGCGGACGCCCTGCGCAGCCTGGACGAGGGGACGGACGTGCGGTCGGCGATCCGGGCCCTCCTGGTCGAGCGCATCAGGATCGGGGTCGGGCACGACGGCCGGGGCTGCCTGGCGACCAACGCCGTCTGCGAGCGCGCACCGGCGGATCCGACCACCCGGCGCACCGTGCGGGACATCCAGGAAGCCGGCCGGGAGGCGCTCACCGACCTGCTGCGCGGGGCGGCCGAGCGGGGCGAGATCTCGACACGCCACGACCCTCACACACTGGCCGCCTTCTTCGTCACCTTCCTGGGCGGACTGCTCGTGTCCTCGAAGATCACACCGGACGCCCGCGCCCTCGAACCCCTCGTGGAGGTCGCGCTGGGCGCCCTCGACTGA
- a CDS encoding sialate:H+ symport family MFS transporter, translating to MESTVQKTPPTLPWYREVSRTQWKSFFAAWIGYVLDGFDFVLITLVLTEISDEFGLSTVQAASLISGAFITRWLGGAVLGALGDRYGRKLSMVVSILLYSLGTFACGFAWDFHSLFAARLAIGMGMAGEYSASATYVMESWPARVRSRASGFLISGFSVGSVLAAQVYTWVVPSLGWRWMFYLGLIPIAVALWMRRALPEAEEWTSSVAERGAKPNPFGPLFVTRGRAVANLVLVVTATLSLFLIFTPGGEGLVPPLSVVAGLSLAAFAVQLGGRRGWLLHLSMIVTLFFAFLYSWPIQALLPTYLKTELGYTADQVTDVLYFAGFGTMVGCWAAGFLGDRIGARKAYALTLLASLAFVYPVFAVQDDLLVLGCLLFLLQATSFGISGLLPRYIGGHFPTASRGAALGFTYNVGALGGAVAPVLGANLASGMDLGRALAVLTFAGTVIVVLLVGFDVPSRLNRLTDPDAQGDHLAAPSPAVEPGTAERTA from the coding sequence ATGGAGTCCACCGTGCAGAAAACTCCCCCTACGCTCCCCTGGTACCGCGAGGTGAGCCGGACGCAGTGGAAGTCGTTCTTCGCCGCCTGGATCGGATACGTCCTCGACGGCTTCGACTTCGTCCTCATCACGCTCGTGCTCACCGAGATCAGCGACGAGTTCGGGCTGAGCACGGTGCAGGCCGCCAGTCTGATCTCCGGCGCCTTCATCACCCGGTGGCTGGGCGGCGCGGTGCTGGGCGCCCTCGGCGACCGGTACGGCCGCAAGCTCTCCATGGTGGTGAGCATCCTGCTCTACTCGCTGGGCACGTTCGCCTGCGGGTTCGCCTGGGACTTCCACAGCCTCTTCGCCGCCCGCCTGGCCATCGGGATGGGCATGGCCGGCGAGTACAGCGCCAGCGCCACGTACGTCATGGAGAGCTGGCCGGCCAGGGTCCGCAGCCGGGCCAGCGGCTTCCTGATCTCGGGCTTCTCCGTCGGCTCTGTACTCGCGGCGCAGGTCTACACCTGGGTGGTCCCCTCGCTCGGCTGGCGCTGGATGTTCTACCTGGGCCTGATACCGATCGCGGTCGCGCTGTGGATGCGGCGTGCGCTGCCGGAGGCGGAGGAGTGGACGTCGAGCGTCGCGGAGAGGGGGGCCAAGCCCAATCCGTTCGGCCCGTTGTTCGTGACCAGGGGCCGGGCCGTCGCCAACCTCGTCCTCGTCGTGACCGCCACGCTCTCGCTCTTCCTGATCTTCACCCCGGGCGGCGAGGGCCTCGTGCCCCCGCTGTCCGTCGTGGCGGGCCTGTCGCTCGCCGCCTTCGCCGTCCAGTTGGGCGGGAGGAGGGGGTGGCTGCTCCACCTCTCGATGATCGTGACGCTGTTCTTCGCCTTCCTGTACTCGTGGCCCATCCAGGCCCTGCTCCCCACCTATCTGAAGACGGAACTGGGCTACACCGCCGACCAGGTCACCGACGTGCTCTACTTCGCCGGTTTCGGAACGATGGTGGGCTGCTGGGCCGCGGGATTCCTGGGCGACCGCATCGGGGCGCGGAAGGCGTACGCGCTGACGCTGCTGGCCTCGCTGGCCTTCGTCTACCCGGTGTTCGCGGTGCAGGACGACCTGCTGGTCCTCGGCTGCCTGCTCTTCCTGCTCCAGGCCACCAGCTTCGGGATCTCCGGGCTGCTGCCGCGGTACATCGGCGGCCACTTCCCGACCGCGAGCCGAGGGGCGGCGCTGGGCTTCACGTACAACGTGGGGGCGCTCGGCGGTGCCGTCGCGCCGGTCCTCGGAGCGAATCTGGCGTCCGGGATGGACCTGGGCCGGGCGCTCGCGGTGCTGACCTTCGCCGGCACGGTGATCGTGGTGCTGCTGGTCGGCTTCGACGTGCCCTCCCGCCTGAACCGGCTGACGGACCCCGACGCACAGGGGGACCACCTGGCCGCTCCGTCCCCGGCCGTGGAGCCGGGGACGGCGGAGCGGACCGCGTAG
- a CDS encoding MFS transporter, whose translation MSATTATARERTKAANRAGFGAFIGSTIEWFDFYIYGTAAALVFDKVFFPELEGPIGTLVAFATFWVGFLARPLGGIIFGHYGDRLGRKKTLVITLLMMGVSTTAIGLLPGYASIGIAAPILLVCIRMIQGIGLGGEWGGSVLIASEHAPKGKSVLYAAFAQQGSPVGNTLSTVSFLAISQLPDDAFVSWGWRVPFLASAALVMVGLLVRLKVAESPAMAELIEKKEVVKLPLTEVLRSHPMLIVLGIGACTIGLSATYFKSTFALSWATTSLDFDRSSFLTIILVANITQIIVQPFGALIATRMKSWSRAVIVMLVPELILMPVMFMLISTENYGLAMLGVAVATIPHCLYYAALAGMLASRFPAHLRYTGISLCYQLCGTLLGGTTPIIGQFLLNRTGSIAAVIAYAVLQVALTLGCMLLLLKRPNHDEQAADPVAAPRTAPVAA comes from the coding sequence ATGAGTGCGACCACCGCCACCGCACGCGAGCGAACGAAAGCCGCCAACCGCGCAGGGTTCGGAGCCTTCATCGGCTCCACCATCGAGTGGTTCGACTTCTACATCTACGGAACCGCGGCAGCGCTCGTCTTCGACAAGGTGTTCTTCCCCGAACTCGAAGGCCCCATAGGCACCCTGGTCGCCTTCGCCACCTTCTGGGTCGGCTTCCTCGCCCGTCCGCTGGGCGGCATCATCTTCGGCCACTACGGCGACCGGCTCGGCCGCAAGAAGACCCTCGTCATCACCCTGCTGATGATGGGGGTCTCGACCACCGCGATCGGCCTGCTGCCCGGCTACGCCTCCATCGGCATCGCCGCCCCGATCCTGCTGGTCTGCATCCGCATGATCCAGGGCATCGGCCTCGGCGGTGAGTGGGGCGGCTCCGTCCTGATCGCCTCCGAGCACGCGCCCAAGGGCAAGTCGGTGCTGTACGCGGCCTTCGCCCAGCAGGGCTCGCCCGTCGGCAACACCCTCTCCACCGTGAGCTTTCTCGCCATCAGCCAGCTGCCCGACGACGCCTTCGTCTCCTGGGGCTGGCGGGTGCCCTTCCTCGCCTCCGCCGCCCTCGTCATGGTCGGCCTGCTCGTCCGCCTGAAGGTCGCCGAGTCCCCGGCCATGGCCGAGCTCATCGAGAAGAAGGAAGTCGTCAAGCTCCCGCTGACCGAGGTCCTGCGCAGCCACCCCATGCTGATCGTCCTCGGCATCGGGGCCTGCACCATCGGCCTGTCCGCGACGTACTTCAAGTCGACGTTCGCGCTGTCCTGGGCGACCACGTCCCTCGACTTCGACCGCAGCTCGTTCCTGACGATCATCCTCGTCGCCAACATCACCCAGATCATCGTCCAGCCCTTCGGCGCCCTCATCGCCACCCGGATGAAGAGCTGGTCCCGCGCGGTGATCGTGATGCTGGTCCCCGAACTGATCCTGATGCCGGTGATGTTCATGCTGATCAGCACGGAGAACTACGGTCTCGCGATGCTCGGCGTCGCCGTCGCCACCATCCCGCACTGCCTCTACTACGCGGCCCTCGCCGGCATGCTCGCCAGCCGCTTCCCGGCCCATCTGCGCTACACCGGCATCTCGCTCTGCTACCAGCTCTGCGGCACCCTGCTCGGCGGGACGACCCCGATCATCGGCCAGTTCCTGCTGAACCGGACCGGCTCCATCGCGGCGGTCATCGCCTACGCCGTCCTCCAGGTGGCACTGACCCTGGGCTGCATGCTCCTCCTGCTGAAGCGCCCCAACCACGACGAGCAGGCCGCCGACCCGGTCGCCGCGCCCCGCACCGCGCCCGTCGCCGCCTGA
- a CDS encoding DUF6597 domain-containing transcriptional factor gives MGARYEERASRFGGAVLWTWCGSRDPARPVLPDGCMDLLWAGDRLLVAGPDTRAFTPAAALSGSCSGIRFAPGTAPALLGVPAHELRDRRVALDALWPGREVRGLTERIAAAGDPAAALEDIALRRAAGTTPPDPLTEAVAAQLRQGRSVADTARGVGLGARQLHRRSLAAFGYGPKTLARVLRLQRALALVRRGTPYAEAAYAAGCTDQAHLAREMRDLAGTTLGAYLAGTGYEGLAAKSETAQPSGSRTTA, from the coding sequence ATGGGCGCACGGTACGAGGAGCGGGCATCGCGCTTCGGCGGCGCGGTCCTCTGGACCTGGTGCGGATCGCGTGACCCCGCGAGGCCGGTGCTCCCCGACGGCTGCATGGACCTGCTGTGGGCCGGTGACCGGCTCCTGGTGGCAGGCCCCGACACCCGCGCGTTCACCCCGGCCGCGGCGCTCTCCGGCAGCTGCTCCGGCATCCGCTTCGCCCCCGGCACCGCGCCCGCGCTCCTGGGCGTGCCGGCGCACGAGCTGCGCGACCGCCGGGTCGCCCTCGACGCCCTCTGGCCGGGCCGGGAGGTCCGCGGGCTCACCGAGCGGATCGCCGCTGCGGGTGACCCGGCCGCCGCACTCGAGGACATCGCCCTGCGCCGGGCGGCCGGCACCACACCCCCCGACCCGCTCACCGAGGCCGTCGCCGCGCAGCTGCGGCAGGGCCGTTCCGTCGCCGACACCGCGCGCGGCGTCGGGCTCGGCGCCCGCCAGCTCCACCGCCGTTCCCTCGCCGCCTTCGGCTACGGCCCCAAGACCCTGGCCAGGGTCCTGAGGCTCCAGCGCGCCCTGGCCCTCGTCCGGCGGGGAACGCCGTACGCCGAGGCCGCGTACGCCGCCGGCTGCACGGACCAGGCGCATCTGGCCCGCGAGATGCGGGACCTCGCGGGCACGACGCTCGGCGCCTACCTCGCCGGGACCGGCTACGAGGGGTTGGCGGCGAAGAGCGAGACCGCGCAGCCGTCGGGGTCCAGGACGACCGCGTAA
- a CDS encoding MaoC family dehydratase gives MPLTAHGIPEILALGGRDLGRSEWKEVTQELIDAYAYVSGDHQWIHTDVERAAAGPYGRTIAHGYMVLSWGIPMFGELLRVSGVGRALNYGVNRVRYPAPVPVGSRVRLHATVTGVSEVARGGVQMTRGFTFELEGSEKPACVAESLTHFYP, from the coding sequence ATGCCCCTGACCGCGCACGGCATCCCGGAGATCCTCGCCCTCGGCGGGCGCGACCTCGGACGCTCGGAGTGGAAGGAGGTCACCCAGGAGCTGATCGACGCGTACGCGTACGTCTCCGGGGACCACCAGTGGATCCACACCGACGTCGAACGGGCCGCCGCCGGCCCGTACGGGCGCACCATCGCCCACGGCTACATGGTCCTGAGCTGGGGCATCCCGATGTTCGGCGAGCTGCTCCGGGTGAGCGGTGTGGGACGCGCGCTCAACTACGGGGTCAACCGGGTCCGTTACCCGGCGCCCGTCCCCGTCGGCAGCCGCGTGCGCCTGCACGCCACGGTCACGGGGGTGAGCGAGGTCGCGCGGGGCGGCGTGCAGATGACGCGGGGCTTCACCTTCGAGCTCGAGGGATCCGAGAAGCCGGCCTGCGTCGCCGAGTCGCTCACGCACTTCTACCCGTAG